A region from the Gemmatimonadaceae bacterium genome encodes:
- a CDS encoding DUF3387 domain-containing protein — protein sequence EGVVDIFAAAGLAKPDISILSDEFLSEVRGMPQRNLAVELLQKLLKGELRTRRRKNLVQARSFAELLEQSLRRYQNRAIEAAQVIEELIGLAKQMREADRRGETMGLSEDELAFYDALETNDSAVKVLGDDTLRDIARELVASVRANVTIDWTVRENVRAQLRVLVKRILRKHGYPPDKQEKATQTVLEQAAVLSAEWATV from the coding sequence CCGAGGGCGTGGTGGACATCTTCGCCGCCGCGGGCTTGGCGAAGCCGGACATCTCGATCCTATCGGACGAGTTTCTGTCCGAAGTGCGTGGGATGCCACAGCGCAATCTTGCGGTCGAGCTGCTGCAGAAGCTCTTGAAGGGCGAGCTACGTACGCGCCGGCGGAAGAATCTCGTGCAGGCGCGGTCCTTCGCGGAGTTGTTGGAGCAGTCGCTGCGGCGCTATCAAAACCGCGCCATCGAGGCCGCCCAAGTGATCGAGGAACTCATCGGGCTGGCGAAGCAGATGCGCGAGGCGGACCGGCGTGGTGAGACGATGGGCCTCAGCGAAGACGAGCTCGCATTCTACGACGCGCTGGAAACCAACGACAGCGCCGTGAAGGTACTGGGCGACGACACGCTGCGCGACATCGCGCGCGAGCTTGTGGCGTCGGTGCGAGCCAACGTGACCATCGACTGGACCGTGCGCGAGAACGTGCGTGCCCAGCTTCGCGTGCTCGTCAAGCGCATCCTGCGCAAGCATGGCTACCCGCCGGACAAACAGGAGAAGGCGACGCAGACAGTACTGGAGCAGGCGGCGGTGCTGTCCGCCGAAT